One Kushneria konosiri genomic window, GGCCCGTTCTGGGACATGATCCAGAACGCGCTGGGGGGCGACAGCGGCGTGACGGTGGCCGATATCTATACCGGCATGCTCAGCTTTGCCGGCATTGCCTTTGTGGCCGTCACGGTGGGGGTGCTCAACTACTTCGTGGTCAGCCACTACATCTTTCGCTGGCGCTGGGCGATGAATGATTTCTACATGAAACACTGGTCGAAGCTGCGCCACATCGAGGGCGCGGCCCAGCGCGTGCAGGAAGACACCATGCGCTTTTCCACCACGCTTGAGGGGCTGGGCGTCAATCTGCTCAAGGCGGTGATGACCCTGATCGCCTTCATGCCGCTGCTGGTCACGATGTCGCAGAACATCACCGAGCTGCCCCTCATCGGTCATATCCCCAACGCACTGGTATGGGCAGCAATTGCCTGGTCACTCTTTGGCACTGTGCTGCTGGCCGTGGTGGGTATTCGTCTGCCGGGGCTCGAGTTTCGCAATCAGCGCGTCGAGGCGGCCTACCGCAAGGAACTGGTCTACGGCGAGGATGATCCGCAGCGCGCAGCGCCTGCGAGTGTGGCCACGCTGTTTGATCGGGTCAGACAGAACTATTTTCGGCTTTACTGGCACTACGCCTACTTCAACATTGCCCGCATCTTCTATCTGCAGGCTGATGTGGTGTTCGGCTTTATCGTGCTGGCGCCTTCGATCGTGGCCGGCAAGCTGACGCTGGGCCTGTTGCAGCAGATCCTCAACGTCTTTGGACAGGTGCGCGACTCCTTCCAGTATCTGGTCAACTCCTGGTCGACCATCATCGAACTGCTCTCGATCATCAAGCGTCTGCGCACCTTTGAATCGGTCATCGATGACGACCCTTCGAAAGGAAAGGCGCTGCCCCTGAACGAATAGCCCTCTTTTGAGCGCGCGCTTTCCCAGCCGCTTCTCTCCCATAGGCCTGCCGCGGCCCTGAATACCCCGGCAGGCCGTGCGCCCTCATCACGAGGGACCGAGTACCTCATCCGGGCCGGTATCGCGCACGTGCAGCGTGATCACGGTGCAGTGCGCCACATGAGACACCTTATGCGACACGCTACCGACCACCAGCCCCTTCATGTCACTGAGTCCGCGGCTGCCCATCACGATGGCATCCACCTCCAGCGCTTGAGCCATCTCCACAATGGTCCGATCCGGTCGGCCCGGCGGATTATCCTCGACGTGAAAGTGTACCTCGGCGGACGGGTCACCCACCGCCGCCCAGGTCTCCTTCAATAGCGCCTCGCCATGTTCATGGCCCTTTTCCGGGGTGTAATCCACCGGCGTTGATCCGGTGGTGGCCCCCAGATGGTCGGTGGCCACCGGCGGCTCGACAATATGCAGCAGATGCAGAACGCCCCCTTCGGCGCGCTGCATCAGACAGGCGTGCTCGAGTGCTCGACGAGCACTGCGGGAGCCATCCAGGGGTATTAGAATGCGCTGTGTCATGATTCACCTCCCTGCGCTGGCGGCTGATGCCCGCCCTCAGGACGACAACACCGTCAGACCGCACAACAAGTCATGCGGCGGTGTCTGATGTTGCAACCATACCGCCGCGCCCTTACCTCTTTGACATTAGCACTCCTGCATAAGGGACTACACTTCGATCATGGTTCATGCCCCTTTCGGGGTCTATCCATGACCCATCGGACTACCCCTGCCCGCCCCAGCGTGCCAGAGTATCGAAACACACTGTCCTGCTCCGAGAGACGTTTGCCATGTCGATTCATCTGCTGGTCGTGACGCGCCTGTCACGCCATCATCAGGCCCGCATCGAAGCCGCCGGTTTTCGCCTTCATATGGCAGAAGACGCCGAGACCCGCCGCGAGGTACTCCGCCATCACCGTGATGACATTCGAGCCGCCCTGACCATCGGTACCATTGGCTTCACGGCCGAGGAAATGGACGAGCTGCCAAATCTGGGACTGATCTGTGCCCAAGGGGTCGGCTTTGAGGGCATTGACGTGGCAGCCGCTCGAGAGCGCGGCATTGCCGTCGCACACGGGCCTGGCACCAATGCCGAAACGGTGGCCGACCATACGCTTGGGCTGATGCTTTCCTGTCTTCGCCGTATTCCACAGGGGGATGCCGGCCTGCGCCTGGGGCAATGGCAGGAGATTCGCCGCAGCGCGCCGGTGCTGCACGGCAAGACACTGGGGCTTCTGGGCATGGGCAACGTGGCCCGTGCCATCGCCAGGCGCGCCCATTACGGTTTCGACATGCCCGTGGTCTACTTCTCCCGCCAGCCGAAGGCCGATCTCGACTGGCCCCATACATCGGACCCGCAACATGTGGCGGCGCAGGCCGACGTGCTGGTCAGCGCCCTGCCCGGCGGTCCGGAGACGCACCATCTGATCAATGACGAGCTGCTGGGCGCCATGAAACCTGACAGCATTGTGGTCAACGTCGGTCGCGGTAGCGTGGTGGACAGTGATGCGCTGGTGCGTGCCGTCACCGAAAAGCGCCTTGCCGGCGCTGCCCTCGATGTCTTCGAGCATGAGCCCGACGTGCCGCAGGCGCTGAAGGATGAACCGCGCATCATCATGACGCCGCACACCGGGGGCCTCTCCCCTGAAGCTCTTGATGCCACCGTGGAACTGGTCATTCAGAATCTTCAGGCCTTTCACGAGGGCCGCGCGCTGGTAACCCCGGTGCCAGAAGCCTGATTCGTTTTGTGCATGCACCGACAGGAGCCCGCCATGTGCGCTGACCATTCGGAAGACGTTCGTTCAAAGAAACAGAAAATGCTCGCCGGCGAGCTCTACATCGCCGATGATCCCGAACTGGCTCATGACTCGGCCGTTGCCAAGGCCGCCATGGCCGAATTCGCCAGAAGCTACGAGCACGACGTCGCAGCCGCCCATGCCATCCTGAAAGGGCTCTTCAAGGAGTTGGGTGATACCGCTCATATCCGGCCGCCGCTGCATGTCGACTACGGCTGCTACATCAGCTTCGGTGAGGGCTCATTTGCCAACTTCGGGCTGGTGGCACTGGATGTCGCGCCCATCACCATCGGTCGGGACGTCCAGATCGGGCCCAACGTGCAGCTGCTGACACCAACCCACCCCATCGATGCCGCCTCGAGACGCGCAAAGCTCGAAGCCGGCGCCCCGATCATCATCGAAGACAACGTCTGGCTGGGCGGCGGTGCGATCGTGCTGGCCGGCGTCACCATTGGTGAGAACAGTGTCATCGGTGCCGGTGCGGTGGTCACCCGTGACATCCCCGCCAACGTCGTAGCGGTGGGCAACCCGGCCCGCGTGATTCGACAACTTGAATAATGCATCGCATTGAGCCTGCCATGCCCTTCTGACGACCGCCCGCTACACTGAGGCCGGCGCCGCGTTCTGCGGTGAACAGTCGAGATCAACGCATGAGCCACGACACTGCCTTGCCCACCCCTCGCAGCCGCCGCGGGCTGGATGGCCTGAACTTCTTTCTGGCCGATGTCCGTGATGGCGTCGGGCCCTTTCTGGGCATCTACCTGCTGACGCGCTTTGACTGGAGTGCCGGGCAGATCGGCATGGCCATGTCGGCGATGACCTTTGCCACCATGATCGCGCAGAGCCCGGCCGGCATGCTGCTGGACGTTACCCGACACAAGCGTTTGCTGACCGCTCTGGCCACGCTCGTGGTCGCCGTGTGCAGCGTGCTGATGACGCTGCCGGCGCTGGTTAATCTGCCCTCTATCCTGCTGCTGCAGGCGCTGATGGGCGTCAGTGCGGCGCTGCTGCTGCCGGCCGTTGCCGCGATCACGCTGGGCATGGTCGGCAGCCGGCGCTTCCCGGAGCGCCAGGGCCGCAATGAAATCTTCAATCACGCCGGCAACGTGGTGGCCGCGCTGCTCGCCGGCCTGCTGGCGCATTTTTTAAGCGTCGAATGGCTGTTTTATTCCCTGGTGCTGTTCGCCTGCGGCAGCCTGATCAGCGCGCTCGCCATTCGTGAGGAGGATATCGATCACGCCGCCGCCCGGGGCGCGATGGCCGATGAAACGCTGCCCCGGCAAGGCACCGGTGTGATGGCGGTCCTGCGCCATCGACAGGTGCTCATGCTTGGCGCCACGCTGACCCTGTTTCACTTTTCAAATGCCGCCATGCTGCCGCTGGTCGGCCAGTACCTGACGATCGGCGACAAGGACGCCGCCTCGCTGTACATGTCGGCCTGCATCGTCATTGCCCAGCTCGTGATGATCCCGGTGGCCTGGTGGGCGGGACGCAGGGCCGTCAGCTGGGGGCGACGACCGGTCTTCATGATCGGCCTGATCGCGCTGCCGCTGCGGGGCCTGCTCTATGGCGTCAGTAACGATCCCGTCTGGCTGCTGCTGGTACAGGCGCTGGACGGCATCGGCGCCGGCATCTTCGGCGTGCTCTGGCTAATTGTGGCCGCCGACCTGACCCATGGCACCGGGCGCTACAATGCAACGGTCGGCGTGCTGGGCACGCTGTTTGCGCTGGGCGCCGCGGCCTCCAACCTGGTCGCCGGGGTCGTGGTGGACGCCAGCGGCTATGTCGGCGGCTTTCTCTTTCTTGCAGCGTTTGGATGCGCAGCGCCGCTGATCTTCTGGTGGGGCGTTGGCGAGACCCGCCCGATCGAGGACGCCTCTTCAGTGTCGGTGTAGGCTCTCGGCGCCATCATTGCCTGTCGTTCTGCGTGCGCTATCTGTGGTTAACGACCGGGAAGAGGCACGCCCGGCTTATGGGCATACGTCACGGTCTCGCCAAATCCCTCCGCCCCGATCCGCTGCTCGAGCCCGGCGTCCAGCACCTGCCGACCGGTGATGTGAAAGCTTCCATCACGGCTTTCTCCCCGGGTCAGCGAAGCATCATCGAGTATCGCCTCCAGTCGCCGGGCGACGGCGTCACCGGAGTCGACCAGCTGAACGTGGCGGCCCAGCTGCGCCTGAATGGGCGCTCGCAGCAGCGGATAGTGCGTGCAGCCCAGCACCAGCTGGTCGAGGGCGTGCCACTCGGGAGCGTGCAGGGGAGAAAGCTCGGCGGCCAGCGCGTCACCATCGAGTGTGTTTGATCGCCAGTACTGCTCGGCCAGTGCGGCAAGGTTCGGCGCGCCTACCGTCACGACCCGGCAGTGACCGGCAAAGCGCTCGATCAGGGTCGCGACATGGGCACTTTTCACCGTCCCCGGCGTGGCCAGCACGCCGATGACACCGCTGCGACTGGCCGCAGCCGCCGGGCGGATCGCCGGCACCACGCCCACCACCGGGATCGACAGCCGTTCTCTCAGTGCCGGCAACACCACGGTCGAGGCCGTGTTGCAGGCGATCACCACCGCATCGACAGGACGAGTCGCTACAGCCCGTGTGATGAGATCGCATACGCGAGCGATCAGTGCCTCGGCATCAAGATTGCCATAGGGGAACGCTGCGCTGTCAGCGATGTAGTGCTGCGAAAGTCCCGGCAGGCGATGGCGAATGGCCCGCGCAATGGTCAGTCCGCCAATGCCGGAATCCAGCAGCCAGATGGCTCGCGTCTTCTGCATGACTGTTTTGCCTGCTTCCCGGTTCGAGTATCGGATGGTCATGTGTATGTCGAGCATGACGTCCGATCATGCCAATGCAGAAGAATATCTCAGCGACACATCGCCGTGCTTCCCCATTGCCGCCGGGTCATTGATACTGTCAATTCTCGTGACAAACACGAGCCCCATACAACAGGTGCCGGCCGGTCATGACCTGCCGTACACCAAACAACACAATGGGAACATTGCCATGACTTCTGTCACCCGAGCGTCTCCGCTCGATCTTCTGCGCCTGCATGTGCTGGTGGTTATCCTCTCGCTGATTGCCGAGTGGATCGGCATCATCAAGATTCCGCTGGGCGTTGGTACGCTGTTATTGCTGCCGCTGTTTTATGCCTTTTTGCTGGCCATTGCCCTTAACCCGCATCTTTCCAGCCAGTTTCATGCGCTGGTGCCGCCACGCCTGAGCGATGCAGCCTCCCCGCTGATCCTGATTGCGATCATGCCGTTCATTGCCCGCTTTGGGTCTACCATCGGGCCATCGATCGATCAGATCATCAGTGCCGGGCCAGCGCTGATCCTTCAGGAACTGGGCAATCTGGGCACCATGCTGATCGCCCTGCCGTTTGCCTTGCTGGTGCTGAAAATGGGTCGCGAATCGATCGGGGCGACCTATTCGATTGCGCGTGAACCCAATATCGCAATCATCTCGGACCGCTATGGCCTGAAGGGTCCGGAAGGGATCGGCGTGATGGGGGTCTACGTGGTTGGCACCATGTTCGGCACCCTCTGGTTTGCGCTGATGGCCGGTTTTCTCGGCTCGGCGGGCTGGTTTGACCCGCGCGCGCTGGCGATGGCCTGTGGCGTGGGTAGCGGCAGCATGGTGGCGGCCTGTTCAGGGGCGCTGGCCGAGGCCGTTCCTGCCATGCGCGAGGAGCTGTTCGCCTTTGCCGGGGCCAGTAATCTCCTGACCTATGCCACCGGCCTTTATGTGTCGCTCTTTATCGCCCTGCCGGTCGCGGAGTGGCTCTACAAGCGGCTCAGCCCCAAACGCCAGGCGACTGCCTCTATCAATCCCGCCGATGCCGACAGCGCCACAGAGGCGGCGGCTGAACTTCGCCCCGAGCAGCAGATCGGCCGGACCGCGATGATGCTGGCAGCCGTCTGCGTGGTGGGCTGGATCACCAATGTGATCAGCGCCGGCACGCTCTGGGGCGCCCTGCCGGGCATGATCATTCTTTACGTCATGAGTCTGATCGGACTGCTCATCACCCGGGCCATGCCCTTCTACCTGCCGGCGATTGCCTGGATATCGCTGGTCAGCATTGTCATGACCCTGCCGTTTTTTCCCGGTAATGCCTGGGTGGTAGCGCAGCTGTCGCAGGTCAACTTCCTGGCCATCGTCACGCCCGTGCTCGCCTACGCCGGCTTCGTCCTGTCGAAGCAGGAGTTCAGCATGTTCCGCCGTACCGGCTGGAAGCTGGTGCTGGTGTCGCTGCTGGTGTTCACTGGCACCTATCTCGGTTCGGCAGTGGTCGCCCAGATCCTGCTTTAACCCGCAACGGTGTGGCACACCTTTACCGGCGTGCCACACCCACGTTGATCCCTTTCGCATTACGGAGACACGCATGTCCATGAAGATCGTCGTCATCGGCCCGGGGCAGATGGGGGGCAATATGGCGCTCACGCTCAAGCGCGCCGGCTTTGAGGTCACGGGTATCGACCCCAGCGAACAGGCGCGACAGCGGCTGAGCGATCAGGGTCTGAATGTGGCCAGCGACGCCGCGCTGCCCTCTGCCGAGGTCTATCTGCTGTCACTGCCCACTTCCGATCATGTTCGCACGGTGATCGAATCAAGCCCCGGGCTTCTCGAGCACGCCGCGCGTGGCAGTGTGGTGATGGACACCTCGACCAGCGACCCGGTCGTCAGCCGCGCCCTGGCACAAAAGGTCACGGACGCCGGCCTTGAATGGCTGGATGCTCCGGTCAGCGGCGGTCCGAAGGGCGCCGCCACAGGCAAGATGGGCGTGCTGCTCGGCGGTGAGGCATCCACCATCGAGCGGGTGGTCCCGGTGCTTGAGGCCCTGTCGGCCCGCTATACCCACGTGGGCCCGGCCGGCAGCGGCCATGTGGTCAAGCTGGCCAACAACTACCTGTGTGCAGCCAACCTGATCGCCACCGGCGAGGCCGTCGCCATGGCGGCAAAAGCCGGGGTTGATCCAGCGGCCTGTCTGGCCGGGCTCAACAGCGGCTCGGGGCGCAGCGCCGTCAGGGAGGTCAACTTCCCCGAATGGATTTTCTCGGAGCGTTTTGACTCGGGCTTTACCACCGGCCTGATGCGCAAGGACCTTCGTCTGGCCCGTGACGCCGCCGAGCAGTTGGACACCCCAAGGGCCCTGCTGAACCATGTGGTCGAGCGCTGGCACGAGGCGCGCGACATCGAGGATCAACAAGACTTCAACCGCATCGCCGATGCCCTTCTCGCCACCGCCCGCAAGTAACAGGAAATACTGTCATGTCGACCCCCTCTGCACAGGATGAGCGTGCAAAGGCACGCCTTGAGGCCCTGCTGGATCACTTTGGCCTGTCTCGCAGTGAGGCACCGGCTACCAACTGGATCGACGGTCAGGCCGTCGTCGGCCAGTGAGAAACGATCACACTGCGCAACCCGGTCACCGGTCAGTCGCTGGTGAGCTACTTCGATGCCGGCCAGGCCCTGGTTGAACGAGCCGTCAGCGCCGGCACGCGTGCACAAATCGAATGGATGGGCCTGACCGCCAGCGCCCGCGGCCGACACATGAATGCCGCCATTCGGGCGCTGGAAGGACAGGAAGAGTCACTGGCGCAGCTGGAAAGCGTGGTGGCCGGCAAGCCGATCAGCGACTGTCGTGGTGAAGTCGGCAAGGTGCGCGAAATGTTTGAGTACTACGCCGGCTGGTGTGACAAGCAGCATGGCGAAGTGATCCCGGTGCCCACCTCGTATCTCAACTATGTGCGCCACGTCTCCTATGGCGTGGTCGGTCAGATCACGCCCTGGAATGCGCCGATGTTCACCTGCGCCTGGCAGCTGGCGCCCGCCATCGCGGCCGGTAACGCGGCCGTGCTCAAGCCCTCGGAGCTGACGCCCTTCACCTCAGTCGTGATCGCAGGGCTTTTGGAAAGCGGCGGGCTGCCAAAGGGGCTGATCAACATTATCAACGGCGTGGGGCCGACCACCGGTGCCGCCCTGACCGATCATGACGGCATCTCGAAGCTGGTGTTTGTTGGCTCGCCGGAAAGCGGACGGATGATCGCCCAGGCCGGCGCGCGCCGCCTGGTGCCCAGCGTGCTGGAGCTCGGCGGCAAGTCCGCCAACATCATTTTCAATGACGCCAGACTCGATGACGCCGTGGCCGGCGCTCAGGCCGCCATTTTTGCCGCTGCCGGGCAGAACTGTGTGGCGGGATCACGTCTTTTGATTCAGCGCGACATCTTCGATGAGGTCGTTGAACGACTGGGACGCGCCGCGGCACAGATTCCGGTGGGGCTGCCGGAAGACGATGCCACCCGCATGGGACCGCTTCAAAACGCCCGGCAGTTCGAACGGGTCATGGCCATGATCAATACGGCGATCGAATCCGGCGCCCGCCTCATGACCGGCGGCCATCGCCCACAGGGGCTGCCCGAAGGGACCGGCGGCTACTATCTGGCGCCTACCATTCTGGCCGATGTGACCCCCGACATAGCCATTGCCTGCGAGGAGGTGTTCGGTCCGGTGCTGGTCGCCATGCCCTTCGATGACGAAGCCGAGGCCATCCGCCTTGCCAATGCCACCCGCTTTGGGCTGGCCGGTGCTGTCTGGACACAGGATGTCGCCCGCGCCCATCGCGTGGCCGGCAAGCTGCGGGCCGGCACAATCTGGATCAACAGCTACAAGGCGATCAACGTCATGTCGCCGTTTGGCGGCTTCGGCGACAGCGGCTTTGGGCGCTCCAGCGGTCTGGATGGCCTGAAGGAGTACACCCTGCCCCAGAGCGTCTGGGTGGAAACCGGCGGGCAGGCAAGCGTGGCGATGGGGTATGGCAACGGCGTGGGGTGAGTCTTTCCCATGAGACCTGTAAGCCCACCTTTTGGTGGGCTTTTTTGTGCTGCCATGCCGGGATCACGCGAACGCTTTTCGGTGTGCCCCTGAGCTTGGGTGTGCCCCTGAGCTTGAATGAAGACAGCACGCCATTCTCTATCGCGTCACGACAACCAGACCGACCAGCAAGAGCACTCCGCCCGCCAGGAAGTTGATCGTCAGGGGCTCGCCGAGCAAGAACGCCCCGAACAGCACGCCAAAAATCGGGGATAGAAACGAAAAGATCCCCAGTTGCGAGGCAAAGTAGCGCCGGAGCAGTGCGAACCACAAAAGCAGTGCGGCAAAGGAGATGACCAGCGTCTGGAAGGTCAGACTGGCGAGCGCTGCGCCCGTGAACTGAATACGCCCAAAATCGCCCAGCAGTATCGTGGCGGGCAGCAACAGCAGACCCGCAACGGTCAGCTGATAGCATAATGTCTGGACCGGCGGCGTCTCGGAAAGCGATGAACGACGGATCACCAGCGTCGTGGCCGCCCAGGCAAGACCGGCCAGCAGACCCAGTAGATCACCGCGCAGAATGTCACCGGCATTGTCGATATCGGTATCCGGTGCCATCGCCAGCACCATACCGCCAAAGGCCAGGGCAACACCGATCCACTGTCGTCGTGTCAGCTGTTCGCCCGGCACCCACAGGTGCAGCCCCACGGCCGCAAAAACGGGAGCCGTGTAGAGAAACACCGACATGTGAGAGGCCAGCGTATGGTTGAGCCCCCAGGCCACAAACAAGAACTCCGCGGCAAATCCCAGCCCCACCAGAACCCCCGGGCCGAGCTGCGCGCGCATATCGCGCAGCCGGATGCCCTGCCACCAGGCCAGCGCCGCCACCAGCACGGCCGCAAGCGATGAGCGCAGGGCCACCTGTGACAGCGGTGACATGTCCTCGGCCACCATCTTGATGGCCACCTGCTGAGCGCCCAGCACGATGCAAAACAGCACCATCAGGGCGCTGGCCTGCAGGTCCAGCCGCCGGCGCGCCGAATGGCTGCCTGTCGATAGGGTGGGCGTTGTCTGTCCGGTGTTCTGCATAGGGCCTCCTGTCGGTCACAGGCTTCAGTGGAGCATTTGCCGGGGCCGTCGCCAAACGATTAATCTGGAGATCAAGGCTCAGGAAAACTCAACCCATGAAGATCGAACGCCTCCCCCTGAATGCGCTGCGCGCCTTTGCCGAGGCGGCCCGCACGCAGAGCTTCAAGCACGCTGCCAATAGGCTGGGGGTGACGCCCGGTGCGGTCAGCCGTCAGATCAAACAACTCGAAGACCGGCTCGGCGTTACGTTTTTTTGAGAGACATGCCAACGGTGTCCAGCTCAACGAAATCGGACGGCAGCTGGCCCGGGACATCGACAGCGGTCTTGAAACGATCGCCGCGGGCGTCTCAACCGCTCGGGAAAGTGCGCGACACACCCCGATGCTGACGCTCAGCGCACCGCCCACTTTCCTGCAGCTGTGGCTGCTGCCACGGCTGGCCACATTTGAGGCCCGGATTGGCGGTCTCGATATTTCACTGGAGTCCAATGACGCCCTGATCGTCCCCACCTGGCGAGGCAGCGGGGCGCGTCTGGCGATACGCTATGGCCGCGGCCCCTGGCCGGACGTGACGAATTACCGGCTGTTGGGCGATGAGCTGTTCCCCGTCTGTACCCCTGCACTGCTCAAACAGCACGGTCAGCCCATGAAGCCCGCCGACCTGGCCCGTCACACCCTGCTGGAAGTGGCCTGGAACTCTCCACAGAGCGCCACCGTCCCGGGCTGGCAGACATGGCTCGAGACAGTCGGCGTCGCCAATCAGGTGTCGCCGCCGCAAAGGCGCTATTCGCTGTCCGGGCTGGCCGTGGACCAGGCCATTGCCGGGCGGGGCCTCATGCTGGCCAGTCTCCCCCTGGTGATGGACCGGCTGGCCAGCGGCGTACTGATGATTCGCCCCTTCGGCGAACAGCATGCCCTCGCCTCCCCCATGACCTACGACCTGCTGACCCCGGCGATCGGTGAAGCGTCGCCTGCCGTGGCACGTTTTGTCGACTGGCTGTTGCAAGAAGCCACCGTCTTCGACGGTGAGGCGAACAAGGCCCACTGAGCCCAGCACCTCTATTGGCCGGGCCGCATGGTTGTTGATCAAATAAAAAGCCCACCGTTGGGTGGGCTTTAGAGTAAAAACCGGTCGGCCATTCAATTTTTACAACCATTCTTGTCGCAGGTAATTCTACTGCCTGAAGACACCCAATGATCTGAATGGTCTTTCGTGTCAAAACCGCAGCCGGTTTTCCCGCCTTTATTGCCTTTATGAACAACACCGGTCGGTATGTGCTTGACGGCCATAAGCGCTCCTTTGATTAGACAAATTAACAGTAGCTTGATTGCAAATATCAACAACGCAACTTTTGCCTAATTCGTCATGAGCCAAACCATCAAGAAAACATTAACCACGACTGATGCACAGAACCAAAAAGCCCACCGTTGGGTGGGCTTTGTCATCATGCGTCTCGAGCGTCTTTCAGAGCGCGGGGCGATGCAGCCGGGCATTGAACAGCGGCCCGCGTGTCATGCCGGTGCGCCATTTGGCGAGCGCCAGCACGCCGAGATCGATCAGCGGTTCCAGAATGACCACGCTCATGTAGGCCACCCCGAACGTGCTGACATTGACGAGGCTCTGCGCCGAAAGCCCCTCGCCGTAGAAGGCCCAGAAGCCGACCCAGAGCACGATGCCGCCCTGATAGGCGGTGGAAAGCGCCAGCGCCTGTCGATAGGTCACCTCAACGTAGGGCGTATCGCGTGGAATCAGGCGTCCGGCCAGCACGCTGATGCCCCACAGCGGCACGATCAGGGTGGTCACGTTCATGCCGTATTGCGGCAGGTCGAACGGCGCGAAGAAAAGCCCCTGAATCAAAAGCCCCAGCGCCAGGCCGATCGCCGTCGGGCCAGCCCCAAACAGCAGCAGCAGGGTCGAGCCCAGAATCAGGTGGACCTCTGACACGCCCACAGCGTGGTGAGGCAACACCTCGAAAAAGCAGAAGACACACAGCGTGGCCACAAGACTGCGACCGATCAGCGCCGTGAAGCCATCGCGGCCTTCCAGCGTGTGCCGTGCCAGACGCGCGGTCAGCCCGAAGGCACCGGCCGCGGTGGCGTAACTCAACAGGATTTTGGCGCCCGTGACGACGCCCGGTTCGATATGCATGCGATTGATCCTTGCTGCACCCACCGTGCAGGGATGAGATGAATGGAAGTCGACATGGCAGGTCTCCTGGCTTGCGCGTCATCACCCTTGCCTCGCCTTCCCGGCAGTGGCCAGTGGCGTGTGAGGCGGGCTCATCGCTTACAGTTGCGGGGGCAGCCGTGGCTTGTCCACGTTCCCTTTTCATTTGAAGCGGCAGGGCCGCTTCAACACCATGTCACCTGCATTCTATGCCTGGTGGGCTCGGGGAAGGCAACGCCTTTTTAAAGCGATGTCTGATAAAGAGACAGTGCCCGGACGACAGCGCTTGATCGCCGCTCCTGCTGATCAGGCCACGCTGTCCATCGCGATAACGCGCCCTGATGCGCCCTCCAGCACGCCATCGCGGATCGCAGCGATGACCAGGCAGGCCTCACGTCCGTCGGCGCCAACAAGGCGCTCCCCCTGTGCGTTCCATCCGCCGCTTCTGCCGCAGGTCTGCCAGCTACCGGTGTCGGAGATATGGTTGGAAAACAGCACCGGCATTCCGTGACGCCGGGCAATGCCGGCAAGGCATTGAGCATCCGCCTCATATCCGCCGTCTGAAATCAGCACACTGGCAAGATACACCGCCGCCTTCCGGGCGGAAGCGGCATCACTGTGAATGGTGTGGACAAAATCGGCGCAAATCGCCAGTGCGATGCGCACGCCGTTGACGGTGAAGAGACAGGCTTCA contains:
- a CDS encoding NAD(P)-dependent oxidoreductase, whose amino-acid sequence is MSMKIVVIGPGQMGGNMALTLKRAGFEVTGIDPSEQARQRLSDQGLNVASDAALPSAEVYLLSLPTSDHVRTVIESSPGLLEHAARGSVVMDTSTSDPVVSRALAQKVTDAGLEWLDAPVSGGPKGAATGKMGVLLGGEASTIERVVPVLEALSARYTHVGPAGSGHVVKLANNYLCAANLIATGEAVAMAAKAGVDPAACLAGLNSGSGRSAVREVNFPEWIFSERFDSGFTTGLMRKDLRLARDAAEQLDTPRALLNHVVERWHEARDIEDQQDFNRIADALLATARK
- a CDS encoding aldehyde dehydrogenase family protein produces the protein MRNPVTGQSLVSYFDAGQALVERAVSAGTRAQIEWMGLTASARGRHMNAAIRALEGQEESLAQLESVVAGKPISDCRGEVGKVREMFEYYAGWCDKQHGEVIPVPTSYLNYVRHVSYGVVGQITPWNAPMFTCAWQLAPAIAAGNAAVLKPSELTPFTSVVIAGLLESGGLPKGLINIINGVGPTTGAALTDHDGISKLVFVGSPESGRMIAQAGARRLVPSVLELGGKSANIIFNDARLDDAVAGAQAAIFAAAGQNCVAGSRLLIQRDIFDEVVERLGRAAAQIPVGLPEDDATRMGPLQNARQFERVMAMINTAIESGARLMTGGHRPQGLPEGTGGYYLAPTILADVTPDIAIACEEVFGPVLVAMPFDDEAEAIRLANATRFGLAGAVWTQDVARAHRVAGKLRAGTIWINSYKAINVMSPFGGFGDSGFGRSSGLDGLKEYTLPQSVWVETGGQASVAMGYGNGVG
- a CDS encoding DMT family transporter, which gives rise to MQNTGQTTPTLSTGSHSARRRLDLQASALMVLFCIVLGAQQVAIKMVAEDMSPLSQVALRSSLAAVLVAALAWWQGIRLRDMRAQLGPGVLVGLGFAAEFLFVAWGLNHTLASHMSVFLYTAPVFAAVGLHLWVPGEQLTRRQWIGVALAFGGMVLAMAPDTDIDNAGDILRGDLLGLLAGLAWAATTLVIRRSSLSETPPVQTLCYQLTVAGLLLLPATILLGDFGRIQFTGAALASLTFQTLVISFAALLLWFALLRRYFASQLGIFSFLSPIFGVLFGAFLLGEPLTINFLAGGVLLLVGLVVVTR
- a CDS encoding LysR family transcriptional regulator, which gives rise to MKIERLPLNALRAFAEAARTQSFKHAANRLGVTPGAVSRQIKQLEDRLGVTFF
- a CDS encoding LysR substrate-binding domain-containing protein, which gives rise to MLTLSAPPTFLQLWLLPRLATFEARIGGLDISLESNDALIVPTWRGSGARLAIRYGRGPWPDVTNYRLLGDELFPVCTPALLKQHGQPMKPADLARHTLLEVAWNSPQSATVPGWQTWLETVGVANQVSPPQRRYSLSGLAVDQAIAGRGLMLASLPLVMDRLASGVLMIRPFGEQHALASPMTYDLLTPAIGEASPAVARFVDWLLQEATVFDGEANKAH
- a CDS encoding energy-coupling factor ABC transporter permease, encoding MHIEPGVVTGAKILLSYATAAGAFGLTARLARHTLEGRDGFTALIGRSLVATLCVFCFFEVLPHHAVGVSEVHLILGSTLLLLFGAGPTAIGLALGLLIQGLFFAPFDLPQYGMNVTTLIVPLWGISVLAGRLIPRDTPYVEVTYRQALALSTAYQGGIVLWVGFWAFYGEGLSAQSLVNVSTFGVAYMSVVILEPLIDLGVLALAKWRTGMTRGPLFNARLHRPAL